In a single window of the Streptomyces sp. NBC_00285 genome:
- a CDS encoding sigma-70 family RNA polymerase sigma factor — protein sequence MHVEAFPTSPDDIEDAVAVFMHHRRRLFGIAYRMLGSTVEAEDVVQEVWLRWQKTDRSVVLSPGAFLSSATTRLAINVAQSARLRRETYIGPWLPEPVDTSADPAIGAEHAETVELALLLVLEKLTPVERAAYVLREAFDYAYTEIADMLEVSLVNVRKIVSRARRHLLDERRESVDAAEHRRLLSAFVSAARTGDVASLEALLAPDVVSLSDGNGMRGCARVPVLGRARVARLATYRQLWRDAVPELVDANGATGVLVRRDGRTVAFLTAAASQHGVHQVLWVFAPSKIAAFLDSRSRVTAGPGLMQGGGSRSAVCRG from the coding sequence ATGCATGTCGAAGCGTTCCCCACCTCACCCGACGACATCGAGGACGCTGTCGCCGTCTTCATGCACCACCGCAGGCGCCTCTTCGGGATCGCCTACCGCATGCTCGGCAGCACGGTCGAGGCCGAGGACGTGGTCCAGGAGGTATGGCTGCGCTGGCAGAAGACCGACCGCTCGGTGGTGCTGAGTCCCGGGGCCTTCCTGTCGAGCGCCACGACCCGTCTCGCCATCAACGTCGCCCAGTCGGCACGCCTGCGCCGGGAGACGTACATCGGACCGTGGCTGCCGGAACCCGTCGACACCAGCGCGGACCCCGCGATCGGCGCCGAGCACGCGGAGACGGTGGAGTTGGCCCTGCTGCTGGTGCTGGAGAAACTGACTCCCGTCGAGCGGGCCGCCTATGTACTGCGCGAGGCGTTCGACTACGCCTACACCGAGATCGCCGACATGCTCGAGGTCAGCCTCGTCAATGTGCGCAAGATCGTCAGCCGTGCCCGCCGGCACCTGCTGGACGAGCGGCGGGAGTCCGTGGACGCGGCTGAGCACCGACGGCTCCTCAGCGCCTTCGTCTCAGCGGCCAGAACAGGAGACGTGGCGTCACTGGAAGCCCTGCTCGCACCCGATGTCGTCAGCCTCTCCGACGGCAACGGCATGCGGGGCTGTGCCCGGGTGCCCGTGCTGGGCCGTGCCCGGGTGGCCAGGCTCGCGACCTATCGGCAGTTGTGGCGGGATGCGGTGCCCGAGCTGGTCGACGCCAACGGGGCTACGGGCGTGCTGGTCCGGCGGGACGGCCGCACGGTCGCCTTCCTGACCGCGGCCGCCTCGCAGCACGGCGTTCACCAAGTGCTGTGGGTGTTCGCACCGAGCAAGATCGCCGCCTTCCTCGATTCCCGTTCCCGCGTCACCGCCGGCCCCGGTCTCATGCAGGGCGGTGGTTCCAGGAGCGCAGTTTGTCGGGGTTGA
- a CDS encoding RNA polymerase subunit sigma → MDPSDAVPIDELWEERRFLLDVAHWMLGDPGAARSVVDEAYHRWYGLPDAVRRQVTVPRSWLAKTVGGICLDRLARPGRGLAGHEEGHEEGHGAQPSEVEEEAGRVVLNALESLSTAERAAFVFRAFGMAPATVADIVGRTEPELAELAARARQWLELRRTRSTTPQQHDLVAHAVRRACVTEDQELLTSLLCSDATAFFDGGGKVRALTGPVHGCRPVADSLLTLLARSPHTTLSTHSVNGRTGLVARYGREVAAVISLDVSDDRVAQVWVMLNPDKLRSWNHRPA, encoded by the coding sequence GTGGACCCGAGCGATGCGGTGCCGATCGACGAACTGTGGGAGGAGCGTCGGTTCCTGCTCGATGTCGCCCACTGGATGCTGGGCGACCCGGGCGCCGCGCGAAGCGTCGTCGACGAGGCGTACCACCGGTGGTACGGGCTGCCCGACGCGGTACGGCGGCAGGTCACCGTCCCACGGTCCTGGCTGGCGAAGACCGTGGGAGGGATCTGCCTCGACCGCCTCGCACGACCCGGCCGAGGCCTGGCCGGCCACGAAGAAGGCCACGAGGAAGGGCACGGGGCACAGCCGTCGGAGGTGGAGGAGGAGGCCGGTCGGGTCGTGCTGAACGCGCTGGAGTCGCTGTCGACCGCCGAGCGCGCCGCGTTCGTGTTCCGTGCCTTCGGGATGGCCCCGGCCACGGTCGCCGACATCGTGGGCCGTACCGAACCGGAACTCGCCGAACTCGCCGCACGGGCCAGGCAGTGGCTGGAGCTGCGCCGCACCCGTTCCACGACACCGCAGCAGCATGACCTTGTCGCCCACGCCGTGCGCCGGGCATGCGTCACCGAGGACCAGGAGCTGCTCACGTCGTTGCTGTGCTCGGACGCGACGGCGTTCTTCGACGGGGGCGGCAAGGTACGGGCGTTGACCGGGCCGGTCCACGGCTGTCGCCCGGTCGCCGACAGCCTCCTGACGCTCCTGGCCCGGAGCCCCCACACCACTCTGAGCACCCATTCCGTCAACGGCCGGACCGGCCTCGTCGCCCGCTACGGCCGTGAGGTCGCCGCCGTCATCAGTCTCGACGTCTCGGACGACCGGGTGGCCCAGGTCTGGGTCATGCTCAACCCCGACAAACTGCGCTCCTGGAACCACCGCCCTGCATGA
- the qcrB gene encoding cytochrome bc1 complex cytochrome b subunit, whose amino-acid sequence MTTGERVADWADGRLGVRRTATGKARRAFPDHWSFMLGEICLYSFVVLIVTGVYLTFYFHPSMKEVQYNGSYAPLRGQMVSEAFDSTMHISFDVRGGLLIRQAHHWAALVFVAAILAHMMRVFFTGAFRKPRELNWLIGFLLLVLAMFAGLTGYDLPDDLLSGTGLAVVNGTILSVPIVGTYLSMFLFGGEFPGNELVARFNTLHVLIIPGLMVGLLTAHLALMLYRRHTQYPGRERSDSNVVGVPAKVRAVKSAGYFLLVSGAVFVMAAVAQINPVWQYGPYRADQVSAGSQPDWYMGVADGLLRITPGWEVTFWGHTLALDNLIPLTVGVGLFLALGAYPFIESWATRDAREHNLLDRPRNRPVRTALGVAWLSFYLVSLIGAANDIIAIRFHVPVESVTWAVRIGLLVVPVAAYVLTKRMALGLQRGDRDKVLHGRETGIIKRMPDGEFVEVHEPLSQEQLHVLTQHEQYGPIGPGVRLSQRLRSRISEMLYGEGTQIVKPTAQEYRALHKGHAEDHS is encoded by the coding sequence ATGACCACGGGGGAAAGAGTCGCCGATTGGGCCGACGGACGACTGGGCGTCCGCCGGACGGCCACAGGAAAGGCACGACGGGCGTTTCCGGACCACTGGTCCTTCATGCTGGGCGAGATCTGTCTCTACAGTTTCGTCGTCCTCATCGTCACGGGCGTGTATCTGACCTTCTACTTCCATCCGTCGATGAAGGAGGTGCAGTACAACGGGAGTTACGCGCCGCTGCGCGGTCAGATGGTGTCGGAGGCCTTCGACTCGACCATGCACATATCCTTCGACGTCCGCGGCGGTCTGCTCATCCGGCAGGCCCATCACTGGGCGGCATTGGTCTTCGTGGCCGCCATACTCGCGCACATGATGCGGGTGTTCTTCACGGGCGCCTTCCGCAAACCACGCGAACTCAACTGGCTGATCGGATTCCTGCTGCTGGTCCTCGCCATGTTCGCCGGACTGACGGGATACGACCTCCCCGACGACCTGCTCTCCGGTACCGGCCTCGCCGTGGTGAACGGCACGATCCTGTCCGTTCCGATCGTCGGAACGTACCTGTCGATGTTCCTGTTCGGCGGCGAATTCCCCGGCAACGAGCTGGTGGCCCGCTTCAACACCCTCCATGTGCTGATCATCCCCGGCCTCATGGTCGGACTGCTGACCGCCCATCTGGCCCTGATGCTGTACCGCCGCCACACCCAGTACCCGGGCCGTGAACGTAGCGACAGCAATGTCGTGGGTGTGCCGGCCAAGGTACGCGCCGTCAAGTCCGCCGGGTATTTCCTGCTGGTGAGCGGTGCCGTCTTCGTCATGGCCGCGGTCGCCCAGATCAACCCCGTCTGGCAGTACGGGCCTTACCGTGCCGACCAGGTTTCCGCCGGGTCGCAGCCCGACTGGTACATGGGCGTGGCGGACGGTCTGCTTCGGATAACTCCGGGCTGGGAGGTCACCTTCTGGGGTCACACCCTGGCGCTCGACAATCTGATTCCGTTGACCGTGGGGGTCGGCCTCTTCCTCGCCCTGGGCGCGTATCCGTTCATCGAGTCCTGGGCGACCCGGGACGCCCGCGAGCACAACCTTCTGGACCGGCCCCGTAACCGGCCCGTGCGAACGGCACTTGGTGTGGCGTGGCTCAGTTTCTATCTGGTTTCCTTGATCGGCGCGGCGAACGACATCATCGCGATCCGCTTTCACGTCCCGGTCGAGTCCGTGACGTGGGCGGTCCGCATCGGACTCCTCGTGGTACCTGTCGCGGCCTATGTGCTGACCAAACGAATGGCACTCGGCCTGCAACGCGGGGACCGCGACAAGGTGCTGCACGGACGTGAGACCGGCATCATCAAGCGCATGCCCGATGGCGAATTCGTCGAGGTGCACGAGCCGCTGAGCCAGGAACAACTCCATGTCCTCACCCAGCATGAGCAGTACGGGCCGATCGGTCCCGGTGTCCGCCTCTCACAGCGACTGCGTTCCCGGATCAGCGAGATGCTCTACGGAGAGGGCACACAGATCGTCAAGCCGACCGCGCAGGAATACCGGGCGCTGCACAAAGGTCACGCCGAAGACCATTCCTAG
- a CDS encoding WhiB family transcriptional regulator, with product MEWRERAACLRVDPELFFPISNSGPTLRQIDEAKAFCGGCPVAQQCLDWALRVGPVDGVWGGTTEIERRAMRGIETRVAVP from the coding sequence ATGGAATGGCGTGAACGGGCAGCTTGCCTTCGCGTGGATCCCGAGCTTTTCTTCCCCATATCCAACAGCGGTCCCACCCTTCGGCAGATCGACGAGGCGAAGGCCTTCTGCGGCGGTTGTCCCGTCGCGCAGCAGTGCCTCGACTGGGCCCTGCGGGTGGGACCCGTGGATGGCGTCTGGGGCGGAACAACGGAAATCGAGCGCCGAGCGATGCGAGGAATCGAGACACGGGTGGCAGTGCCATGA